The Acidimicrobiia bacterium DNA window GCCACATGCGCCTCACCCGTTCTCGCAACATCGCCGCGCCGGCCGCTGGTTCTCCGGACGAGGCGATTCGAGGCCCGTCAAGATTCGAGCCGAATAGCCCTCATTGGCGACGGCGGCAATCAACGTATCCGAAGGGACGGCCTCCACCTGCAATGTGGCCTGCCCTGCCAAAAGGTCGACTCGGGCGTGGCGGACTCCCGGAACCGAGCTAAGAGCCTGTTCGACCCGTTCGCTACACGACTCGCACGTCATTCCGTCAATTGCCAGCCGAGTGACCTGGACGATTGGACCCGGAACGGCCGACTGACGTTTCCCATCGAAGTCCTGGCCTGTTGTTTGCATAATCGTACGTCCGATCTAACGAGGGCTGTCCGACATTTCGACCATACACCTTCCATTCGAATGGAATGTCAAGCCTTTGATGCACCTAAGACCCCTCACTTGTGGGTGCTGCCGGTGCCGGCTTACCGAACCCTTGACCTTCCAGTCGAGCGGAAGGATTACGATGGTTCGAGAGAACCGGACCCAAAGCCTAAGAGAGCTTTCATTGATGAACGAAACAGCCATAGTTAGAGGAACGGGGAGCCAATCAGGTCGAACTCCGCCGCTGTTCGCCGCAAGCCGCGTCTGCGCGGTGTCGGACTGTGCAACCAGGCTTAGCCGTTACAACCGCAACGACACGTGCTACCAACACAGTCCAGTCCGCTATCCCCGGACCCGAGGAAGGATCACTCCCCGGACAGCCAAACCAAAGATATCTGCGAGATCCGCCGAGGGGTCTTGATGAGACGCCTCCCCCCCATCTCCTCTCACGCCCAGTCCGAGGCAAGCGCATGGAAACCTGAAGTCGCACTTGAATTGGGGGAGGCGTATCTAGCTGTGAATGGGTACTTCGTGCACACGGAATTTGGTACCACACGTGCAGGACTCTGGGGGTAATCGGACCTTCACGGATGCCGACATCATCGCTGTGCAGCCAACCGTTGGCCGCCGATCCAATCGCAACGTCGCCGACGTGAACCGGACGGCGGCTGCTCCCAACCGCCGAGCGGTATTACCCGGTCAATAGCTGTACGGCTTCCCAGGCGCGCA harbors:
- a CDS encoding heavy-metal-associated domain-containing protein, whose amino-acid sequence is MQTTGQDFDGKRQSAVPGPIVQVTRLAIDGMTCESCSERVEQALSSVPGVRHARVDLLAGQATLQVEAVPSDTLIAAVANEGYSARILTGLESPRPENQRPARRCCENG